In Aspergillus oryzae RIB40 DNA, chromosome 6, one genomic interval encodes:
- a CDS encoding uncharacterized protein (predicted protein): MSQMAILSWRWDGDLHSSQNIASAVHLAKAMSIKYLFVDQISIDQTLDGDALIERVLAFSTMYKTITVIVAYDKADEDFEKTVYRPWIFSEMRLYRYNPGQIIYVRHSNQGSKRNYDIFTVIPPILGDLWSYDFGKHLGLNWAATILETITRVLCEDIEMTSIYDFKFIMPPYARVLSTAYETMSRNDYLLTAVLLCGSHERPSVRLCLDINEMDYKRYRFSSQQCWTQKGSFSKRLGLLIPRFLKEYTLEKEARPSCLMRPGEETVPLPTVRIISVTL, from the exons ATGTCGCAAATGGCCATCCTGTCCTGGCGCTGGGACGGCGATCTTCACAGTTCTCAAAATATCGCCAGCGCAGTACACCTTGCCAAGGCTATGTCTATCAAGTACCTATTCGTTGATCAGATCTCTATTGACCAAACCCTGGACGGTGACGCCCTAATCGAAAGGGTTCTGGCATTTTCGACAATGTACAAGACAATCACCGTGATAGTTGCATACGACAAGGCCGATGAGGATTTCGAAAAGACCGTTTACCGCCCGTGGATCTTCAGTGAGATGCGACTCTACCGATACAACCCCGGCCAAATCATTTATGTCAGGCATTCTAATCAGGGCTCAAAGCGCAACTACGATATCTTCACGGTAATACCCCCTATTCTCGGAGATCTGTGGTCTTATGATTTTGGTAAACACCTCGGCTTGAATTGGGCAGCGACCATCCTTGAGACTATTACCCGTGTTCTTTGCGAAGACATTGAAATGACGTCGATTTATGATTTCAAGTTTATCATGCCACCATACGCTCGCGTGTTGTCGACGGCTTATGAGACTATGAGCCGAAACGACTACCTCTTGACCGCTGTCCTCCTTTGTGGGAGCCATGAACGGCCCAGTGTCCGGCTGTGCTTGGACATTAATGAAATGGACTATAAACGTTACAGATTCA GTTCACAGCAGTGCTGGACGCAGAAGGGGTCATTCTCAAAGCGCTTGGGCTTACTGATCCCGAGATTTCTGAAAGAATATACCCTAGAAAAGGAGGCACGACCGTCCTGTCTTATGCGGCCCGGGGAGGAGACAGTACCACTACCCACTGTCAGAATTATTTCTGTGACACTCTAG
- a CDS encoding putative VPS9 domain protein (predicted protein): MHPLNPFLRAFFRSTVPGQCIPTENHVLLVPVTESLIGSRDRESSLFYSDLVVSEEFLGSHALRIPVTNGTVGTKDDTNVRDSRGKAKQVTTVNGRTVIIKENSVYSNKGFKSLTQAQLLSDALYYTPNNGSQPWLIYYISRPLIGSFEPGKIISAVVPGTLPKRSISASSAKSGESVSSPAKKEIKTFAELLSHFPMIARQMQPGLERLFREFGKELGKPLPPPPSRSPVLSEDFDWKRDRDEPAIDETASVRSSSSRFKDGLPFNSEEYFEDDEDLMRRSLETAVTAAIDLFRLVDKQQLSFLGATTDLTGPLVERLIERYVAEQVHESLLFPRLCSFRQPEDMELDTRIRQMESIDVSQVGIVVEGGREGKRELLQRLGRAVEEFRKMLDAKCPHDMLNILLETVKILSYPGNYDKVDPQASEKQNASVTVNADVLVSLLLVVVIRSQTKHLQARLLYMQHFIYVDDVDSGEMGYALSTFEAVLTYLVTDSAGLRRSSIRNKRLWNATKSGRIADMRAILEPDGSQESIDDIPYEPEGSRVLFRTDEDNEHHRPPLTLPILGGRNESNGEIAVHDTPADTPPLAHVFPFQAWTSSSPPEEIRRPVKKVSMDVRSLSESSAISFASRTTTMGSMTSTIEGDSSIETLTKTQDPAGHSIPMMAVENRQPEALKYLLTLEEYYPLEDILDDTNTDGTTLLNAAVQLAHTEMVDIILDYLFNTADEQTIVSYLRKSDIHGRTVAHYLFSTPSVMHRLETLLPWRQRDKHGQTPLFALCRSYDHPDYSSMVKEALTAAQKSQGDGRPLRLDDHIDAKGNTLLHIVSDPDITIKILQECDCDPNATNDKRFTPLMMASKYGRIDQVRILFMDPRVDVHLKEARGLTAVELAKDDEVRNRIDDLILISNPPSATDDPSGRVTTVVRSFFVEDATVRFVLKSGAPNPPPNSAESTLAPTTTYTVTTCKRTFTDFENLAKWLSIEHPASYMPLLSDFRSPFQIHSKPSRSVLHDMQAKLDRFLKILLSHPTFSTHEMLWEFFLVPELQPEMMADRSRRKAQVLYESIADDYEPVTQEGMRETEQFVTHAQEMVRAVHANTRSLIRRGYALHNSASDIADALGLCSSAISTLKEPTNALPQNHVDAFCRYASHLSTSSSDSSPFLQFLNTVTSIDNTTSAILESLSRPLNVISTLTSTSRSLSRSRSSLVSSSLPRKFNLNFPGLEESRQKSVRDLENKIQESETQIARLSREITWNKDVVVSELAGWTTWREKVGRDAIRAFAKATLVREKERGKRLERCLRSVRQSDDRAA; the protein is encoded by the exons ATGCACCCTCTAAATCCTTTCCTGCGTGCCTTCTTCCGAAGCACTGTTCCGGGGCAGTGTATACCAACAGAGAACCAT GTGCTCCTAGTTCCTGTGACCGAATCTCTAATCGGCTCCCGCGATCGCGAGTCGTCTCTCTTCTATTCCGATCTCGTCGTCTCCGAAGAATTCCTAGGCAGCCATGCCCTCCGGATACCCGTCACAAATGGAACCGTCGGAACAAAGGATGACACGAATGTCCGCGACAGTCGGGGGAAGGCAAAGCAGGTGACCACCGTTAATGGCCGTACTGTAATCATAAAAGAGAATTCTGTTTACAGCAATAAAG GGTTCAAGTCCTTGACCCAAGCCCAGCTGCTGTCTGATGCCCTCTATTACACACCAAACAATGGGTCCCAACCATGGCTTATCTACTACATCTCCCGACCATTAATCGGCTCGTTCGAACCCGGCAAGATCATTTCTGCTGTGGTGCCAGGGACACTGCCAAAGAGGAGTATTTCGGCCAGCAGCGCCAAGTCTGGGGAGTCGGTCTCCTCGCccgcaaagaaggaaattaAGACCTTTGCGGAACTACTGTCTCATTTTCCAATGATCGCGAGGCAGATGCAACCTGGGTTAGAGAGATTATTCCGGGAATTCGGGAAAGAATTAGGCAAACCGTTGCCCCCCCCTCCATCACGTTCACCTGTACTGTCCGAAGACTTTGACTGGAAACGTGACCGCGATGAACCAGCTATCGATGAGACCGCTTCCGTACGCAGTTCATCCTCACGTTTCAAGGATGGGCTTCCATTCAACTCAGAAGAGTactttgaagatgatgaggaccTCATGCGCCGCAGCCTGGAGACAGCGGTTACCGCAGCCATTGACCTCTTTCGATTAGTGGACAAACAGCAACTGTCTTTTCTCGGTGCCACGACTGACCTGACCGGGCCTCTTGTTGAGAGATTGATCGAACGCTACGTCGCTGAGCAGGTGCACGagtctcttcttttcccccgcCTTTGTAGTTTTCGCCAGCCCGAAGATATGGAGTTAGATACCAGGATCCGCCAGATGGAGAGCATAGACGTTTCGCAGGTGGGCATAGTCGTTGAAGGtggccgagaaggcaagCGAGAGTTACTGCAGCGTCTTGGTAGAGCAGTGGAGGAGTTCCGCAAAATGCTGGATGCAAAGTGTCCCCATGATATGCTGAACATCTTGCTGGAAACGGTAAAGATTCTGTCGTATCCTGGCAATTATGATAAAGTCGACCCACAAGCATCTGAGAAGCAAAATGCATCTGTAACAGTGAACGCGGATGTTCTGGTCTCATTGTTGCTTGTCGTGGTCATTAGATCTCAAACCAAGCATTTACAAGCACGACTGTTGTATATGCAGCACTTCATATATGTTGACGATGTCGACAGTGGAGAAATGGGCTACGCTCTGAGTACTTTTGAAGCAGTCCTTACGTACCTTGTGACTGATTCGGCAGGCCTTCGAAGGTCGAGCATCCGGAACAAGCGCTTATGGAATGCAACTAAGAGTGGACGCATTGCTGATATGAGGGCTATCCTGGAACCAGACGGTAGTCAAGAATCGATAGATGATATCCCTTATGAACCTGAAGGGAGCCGAGTTCTATTCAGAACCGACGAGGACAATGAACATCATCGACCCCCGTTGACCCTGCCCATCCTTGGTGGGCGCAACGAAAGCAATGGTGAGATAGCAGTTCATGATACCCCAGCGGACACACCACCTTTAGCGCAcgtatttccttttcaggcATGGACAAGCAGTTCTCCACCGGAAGAAATCCGGCGCCCTGTCAAGAAGGTTTCTATGGATGTCCGCAGTCTGTCCGAGTCTTCGGCCATTTCATTCGCTTCTCGTACGACTACGATGGGGTCTATGACGAGTACAATCGAAGGAGACAGTTCAATTGAGACGTTGACCAAAACCCAGGACCCCGCAGGTCATTCCATTCCCATGATGGCAGTCGAAAATCGCCAACCAGAAGCCCTGAAATACCTGCTTACTCTGGAGGAGTACTATCCCTTAGAAGACATTCTTGATGATACGAATACGGATGGGACAACGTTGCTAAATGCAGCTGTCCAACTCGCGCACACCGAGATGGTAGACATCATACTCGACTACCTTTTCAACACGGCGGACGAGCAAACGATCGTCTCCTACTTGAGGAAGTCAGATATTCATGGACGCACTGTTGCTCATTATCTCTTCAGCACCCCCTCAGTGATGCATAGGCTGGAAACACTGCTTCCCTGGCGTCAACGTGATAAGCATGGGCAGACGCCGCTGTTTGCTCTATGTAGATCCTACGACCACCCTGACTACAGCTCGATGGTTAAGGAGGCGTTGACGGCTGCTCAAAAATCTCAAGGTGACGGCAGGCCATTGCGTTTGGACGATCATATTGATGCGAAAGGGAATACCTTGCTTCATATCGTTAGTGACCCTGATATTACCATCAAGATTCTGCAAGAATGTGATTGTGATCCAAATGCGACGAATGACAAGAGGTTCACCCCCTTGATGATGGCCAGTAAATATGGCCGCATCGACCAAGTTCGGATTCTGTTCATGGACCCTAGGGTGGATGTGCATCTTAAAGAGGCCCGCGGACTCACAGCTGTTGAACTGGCGAAGGATGATGAAGTGCGAAATCGCATCGAtgatctcattctcatctccAATCCGCCTTCAGCAACGGACGACCCTTCCGGTCGGGTCACCACTGTAGTCCGTTCGTTCTTCGTGGAAGATGCAACCGTACGCTTTGTTCTCAAGTCGGGGGCCCCCAATCCTCCGCCGAACTCTGCAGAATCTACCCTGGCGCCTACCACAACCTACACCGTGACAACATGTAAGCGCACATTCACAGACTTCGAGAATCTCGCAAAATGGCTTTCCATTGAGCACCCTGCCTCATACATGCCCTTGCTCTCCGACTTCCGCTCTCCCTTCCAGATTCACTCGAAGCCATCTCGCTCGGTTCTTCACGACATGCAGGCAAAGCTAGATAGGTTTCTCAAGATTTTGCTCTCTCACCCAACCTTTTCAACCCACGAAATGCTCTGGGAGTTTTTCCTCGTCCCAGAACTCCAGCCGGAGATGATGGCAGATCGGTCTCGTCGCAAGGCGCAAGTTCTTTACGAGTCAATCGCAGACGACTACGAGCCCGTCACTCAGGAGGGTATGCGCGAGACGGAGCAATTCGTGACACATGCACAAGAAATGGTTCGCGCCGTCCATGCCAATACACGCAGTCTGATCCGTCGTGGTTACGCTCTACATAACTCTGCCTCCGACATAGCTGATGCATTGGGTCTATGTTCCTCCGCTATCTCAACACTCAAGGAGCCTACCAACGCTCTTCCGCAGAACCATGTCGATGCATTTTGCCGCTACGCCTCTCAcctctcaacctcctcatccgaCTCCTCTCCCTTCCTCCAGTTCCTCAACACCGTCACCTCCATCGACAACACCACATCCGCCATTCTAGAGTCCCTCTCCCGCCCCCTCAACGTAATATCCACCCTCACATCCACCTCACGCTCCCTCTCCCGCTCCCGCTCCTCCCtggtctcctcctccctccctaGGAAATTCAACCTCAACTTCCCGGGCCTCGAAGAATCCCGGCAGAAATCTGTCCGCGACCTAGAGAACAAGATCCAGGAATCCGAAACCCAGATCGCCCGTCTCTCCCGCGAGATCACCTGGAACAAAGATGTGGTCGTCAGTGAACTAGCTGGCTGGACAACctggagagagaaagtcgGTCGAGACGCGATACGCGCTTTCGCCAAGGCTACTCTTGTCCGTGAGAAGGAGCGAGGGAAGAGACTTGAGCGGTGTCTGAGGAGTGTGCGTCAGTCGGATGATCGTGCAGCATAA